In Geminocystis sp. NIES-3709, a single genomic region encodes these proteins:
- a CDS encoding response regulator transcription factor, producing MSRILVIDDDAAIAELVSINLEMAGYDICQAEDGIKGQALALQIQPDLIMLDLMLPKVDGFTVCQRLRRDERTANIPVLMLTALGQTQDKVDGFNAGADDYLTKPFEVEEMLARVKALLRRSERSLPTAKHSEILSYGALTLVPERFEAIWFDKSIKLTHLEFELLHCLLQRHGQTVPPSDILKEVWGYDPNDDIETIRVHVRHLRTKLEPDPRRPRYIKTIYGAGYCLELNQTKTN from the coding sequence AATGGCAGGGTATGATATATGTCAAGCAGAAGACGGAATTAAAGGACAAGCATTAGCATTACAAATTCAACCGGACTTAATTATGTTAGATCTAATGTTACCTAAAGTAGATGGTTTCACTGTGTGTCAACGATTAAGACGAGACGAAAGAACCGCTAATATTCCTGTATTGATGTTAACTGCTTTAGGACAAACTCAAGATAAAGTTGACGGTTTCAATGCCGGAGCAGATGATTACTTAACGAAACCTTTTGAAGTAGAAGAAATGTTAGCTAGAGTCAAAGCCTTATTGAGAAGGAGTGAGCGAAGTTTACCAACCGCTAAACACAGTGAAATTCTCAGTTATGGTGCTTTAACCCTTGTACCTGAAAGATTTGAAGCGATTTGGTTCGATAAAAGCATCAAATTAACTCATTTGGAATTTGAATTATTACATTGTTTATTACAACGTCATGGACAAACTGTACCCCCTAGCGATATTCTAAAAGAAGTATGGGGATACGATCCGAATGATGATATTGAAACTATTAGGGTTCACGTTCGTCATTTACGCACCAAATTAGAACCGGATCCTCGCAGACCTCGTTATATTAAAACAATTTATGGTGCAGGATATTGTTTAGAATTAAATCAAACTAAGACGAATTAA
- a CDS encoding late competence development ComFB family protein, with protein MGINNIVDQALETGYLTPTMEAEVGKLCETSSELSLEEYMALDKLMGALLTGEVTAMPRKQFINVMEELVVSEVISRVAEIETTSNRLLDVGDISAYALNRLPPLYATTEEGANFQREKAKDELKTLITEQVEQSISLYLDRPEFHPERQVISKGSEPNNVFKQVSQLLQSQASNYEPI; from the coding sequence ATGGGAATAAATAATATTGTAGATCAGGCTTTGGAAACAGGGTATCTCACTCCAACGATGGAGGCGGAAGTAGGGAAATTATGTGAAACCTCGTCAGAACTTTCTCTGGAAGAATATATGGCATTAGATAAACTTATGGGAGCTTTATTAACGGGGGAAGTAACAGCAATGCCTAGGAAACAATTTATTAACGTGATGGAAGAATTAGTCGTCAGTGAAGTTATCTCAAGGGTAGCAGAAATAGAAACTACCAGTAATAGATTATTAGATGTGGGAGACATTTCGGCTTATGCCCTTAATCGTTTACCACCTCTTTATGCAACGACAGAAGAAGGAGCTAATTTTCAGAGAGAAAAAGCCAAGGATGAATTAAAAACTCTAATTACTGAACAAGTAGAGCAGTCTATTTCATTATACCTCGATCGACCAGAGTTTCATCCTGAAAGACAAGTTATTAGTAAAGGTTCAGAGCCCAATAATGTGTTTAAACAGGTTAGTCAATTATTACAATCTCAAGCCTCTAATTATGAGCCAATTTAA
- a CDS encoding ABC transporter permease, which yields MRYFDESLAVSQRILTELFRRKRSLIFWAIFPIFILLINSYIIAERVKITTALAMKISAPSSLVGAALFFSCLGGTIATIVSEREQKTLKRLFISPLSGVSYFLGIFFAHSFIGLLQTLLVYGLLLTVLFIKEMSISGSIILGLIIIILSIISYVGVGFILGTQLAKRTEDVNAIVATFGVPLLIIGGTFFPSSFFPKKLLQFAQFNPIFHMNEALIKVWGKGKSFEDIQGHFFFLLLFSITMVFFGWLCYERMITKEKTL from the coding sequence ATGCGATATTTTGATGAAAGTTTAGCGGTAAGTCAAAGAATATTAACTGAACTTTTTAGGCGTAAAAGAAGCCTTATTTTTTGGGCTATATTTCCTATTTTTATTTTGTTAATTAATAGTTATATAATTGCAGAAAGAGTAAAAATTACTACTGCTTTAGCTATGAAAATATCTGCTCCTTCTAGTTTGGTAGGAGCGGCTTTATTTTTTAGTTGTTTAGGGGGTACGATCGCAACTATTGTTTCAGAAAGAGAACAAAAAACTCTCAAGCGATTATTTATTTCTCCACTAAGTGGAGTTTCTTATTTTTTAGGAATTTTCTTTGCTCATAGTTTTATTGGGCTATTACAAACTTTGTTAGTTTATGGATTATTATTAACTGTTTTATTTATCAAAGAAATGTCTATTTCTGGCTCCATTATTTTAGGTTTAATCATTATCATTCTTAGCATCATAAGTTATGTGGGAGTTGGTTTTATTTTGGGTACTCAATTGGCAAAAAGAACAGAAGATGTTAATGCGATCGTGGCTACTTTTGGAGTTCCTTTATTAATAATTGGAGGTACTTTTTTTCCTAGTTCATTCTTTCCTAAAAAATTATTACAATTTGCTCAATTTAATCCTATTTTTCACATGAATGAAGCCTTAATTAAGGTGTGGGGAAAAGGTAAATCTTTTGAGGATATTCAAGGGCATTTTTTCTTCCTTCTCCTTTTCTCGATCACAATGGTATTTTTTGGATGGTTATGTTATGAGAGAATGATTACAAAGGAAAAAACTCTTTAA
- the surE gene encoding 5'/3'-nucleotidase SurE, with product MKILISNDDGIFAEGIRTLANTIALQGHEVTVVAPDRERSATGHGLTLHQPIRADKIEGIFATGVTAWSCSGTPSDCVKLALSAILKDKPDFVLSGINHGSNLGTDILYSGTVSAAMEGTIEGITSIAFSLASFTLKEFQPAANYAVKLINKLTENPLPETTLLNVNIPPVAETEIKGVKITRQGIRRYIENFQKRLDPRGKSYYWLAGELIEEIDQPEHIYLPPDLSTDVQGNKENYITITPLQYNLTDVVTVKRLEGFV from the coding sequence ATGAAAATCTTAATTAGTAACGATGATGGTATTTTTGCTGAGGGAATCCGCACTTTAGCTAATACTATTGCCCTTCAAGGGCATGAAGTTACAGTTGTAGCGCCTGATAGAGAACGATCAGCCACAGGCCATGGTTTAACCTTACATCAGCCCATTCGAGCCGATAAAATAGAGGGAATTTTTGCAACAGGTGTAACAGCTTGGTCATGTTCTGGTACTCCTTCCGATTGTGTAAAATTAGCCTTGAGTGCCATATTGAAAGATAAACCTGATTTTGTCCTTTCTGGCATTAATCATGGGTCAAATCTTGGTACTGATATATTATATTCTGGTACAGTCTCCGCCGCCATGGAAGGCACAATCGAGGGCATTACAAGTATAGCGTTTAGTTTAGCTAGTTTTACCCTCAAAGAATTTCAACCTGCGGCTAATTATGCAGTAAAACTAATAAATAAATTGACAGAAAATCCTTTACCTGAAACAACTTTACTTAATGTAAATATTCCTCCTGTGGCAGAAACAGAAATAAAAGGAGTAAAAATAACTCGTCAAGGCATTAGGCGATATATTGAAAATTTTCAAAAAAGACTCGATCCTAGAGGAAAAAGTTATTATTGGTTAGCTGGGGAATTAATTGAAGAAATAGATCAACCAGAACATATTTACCTTCCTCCTGATTTATCTACAGATGTTCAAGGCAACAAGGAAAACTATATAACTATCACTCCTTTACAATATAATTTGACGGATGTTGTAACTGTTAAACGTTTAGAAGGATTTGTTTAA
- a CDS encoding LysR family transcriptional regulator — MSDIPFSLDQLRILKAIADEGSFKRAADSLFVSQPAISLQIQNLEKQLAVPLFDRGGRKAQLTEAGNLLLAYGEKIITLCQETCRAIEDLQNLQGGTLIVGASQTTGTYLLPRMIGLFHQKYPYVSVQLQVHSTRRTSWAVANGQVDLAIIGGEVPLELQDILEIIPYAQDELALIIPPNHPFAEQETIAKDDLYSLNYITLDSQSTIRKVLDQVLSRCEINTSELKVEMELNSIEAIKNAVQSGLGASFVSVTAIEKELKMGIIHRAHIEGIEIQRTLSVIVNSNRYRSKAAEAFIKEILPQFSSDNYMSSLEQLSKKEKPFLDKSVEISNDEL, encoded by the coding sequence ATGTCAGATATACCTTTCTCTCTTGATCAATTACGGATTTTAAAAGCCATTGCTGATGAAGGTAGTTTTAAACGAGCGGCAGACAGTTTATTTGTGTCTCAACCTGCTATCAGTTTACAAATCCAAAATCTTGAAAAACAATTGGCTGTACCCTTATTTGACAGGGGTGGAAGAAAAGCACAACTGACAGAAGCTGGTAATTTGTTACTTGCCTACGGGGAAAAAATTATTACTCTTTGTCAAGAAACTTGTCGTGCGATCGAAGACTTACAAAATCTTCAAGGTGGTACTTTAATTGTTGGTGCATCTCAAACTACTGGTACTTATTTGTTACCGAGAATGATTGGGTTATTTCATCAAAAATATCCTTATGTTTCCGTACAGCTACAAGTTCATTCTACTCGTCGCACATCTTGGGCAGTGGCGAATGGGCAAGTTGACTTAGCGATTATTGGGGGAGAAGTGCCTTTAGAGTTACAAGATATTTTAGAAATTATCCCCTATGCTCAAGATGAATTAGCCTTGATTATACCACCGAATCATCCTTTTGCAGAACAAGAGACGATCGCTAAAGATGATTTATATAGTCTTAATTATATTACTTTAGATTCTCAATCTACTATTCGTAAAGTTTTAGATCAAGTTTTAAGCCGTTGTGAAATCAATACCAGTGAATTAAAAGTGGAAATGGAGTTAAATTCGATCGAAGCCATTAAAAACGCTGTACAATCTGGTTTAGGAGCTTCTTTTGTGTCGGTTACAGCGATTGAAAAAGAACTCAAAATGGGTATTATTCATCGAGCCCATATTGAAGGTATCGAAATTCAGCGCACTTTATCGGTGATAGTCAATTCTAATCGTTATCGATCGAAAGCGGCAGAAGCATTTATTAAAGAAATTTTACCTCAATTTTCCAGTGATAACTATATGTCATCTTTAGAACAATTATCCAAGAAAGAAAAGCCGTTTTTAGACAAATCCGTTGAAATTAGCAACGATGAATTATAA
- a CDS encoding NnrU family protein, producing the protein MAQISPSTLPNWLTPSHFIMIGLLLMFAIVHSGLAALRMWGESKIGVRLYRVLFALLSIPLATVLIIYFFNHRYEGLVLWQVQGIPGIKTTVWILSFISFLFLYPATFNLLEIAAVAKPEVHLYETGIIRISRHPQMVGQVIWCIAHTLWLGTTFTIVTSLGLIAHHIFAVWHGDRRLTKRYGESFIKVKERTSIIPMLAILDGRQKLEIKEFLKPAYVGVTGFILFFWWLHPWLMTATARVSL; encoded by the coding sequence ATGGCACAAATTTCTCCCTCTACCTTACCTAATTGGTTGACTCCTAGCCATTTTATCATGATTGGTTTATTATTGATGTTTGCGATCGTTCACAGTGGTTTAGCCGCTTTAAGAATGTGGGGAGAATCGAAAATTGGTGTGAGATTATATAGGGTTTTATTTGCTTTACTAAGTATCCCCCTCGCTACAGTCTTAATTATTTATTTTTTCAATCATCGTTATGAGGGTTTAGTTTTGTGGCAAGTGCAAGGTATTCCGGGCATTAAAACTACCGTTTGGATTTTATCGTTTATTTCCTTTCTCTTTCTTTATCCTGCTACCTTTAACTTATTAGAGATTGCCGCCGTTGCTAAACCTGAAGTTCATCTATACGAAACGGGAATTATTCGTATTTCTCGTCATCCTCAAATGGTAGGACAAGTAATTTGGTGTATTGCTCATACTTTATGGCTGGGCACAACTTTTACGATCGTCACTTCTTTGGGTTTAATAGCTCATCATATCTTTGCAGTATGGCACGGAGATCGACGCTTAACAAAACGTTACGGAGAATCCTTTATAAAGGTCAAAGAAAGAACATCGATAATACCAATGTTAGCTATACTAGATGGACGACAAAAATTAGAAATCAAAGAATTTTTAAAACCGGCTTATGTGGGAGTCACTGGTTTTATTTTATTCTTTTGGTGGCTACATCCTTGGTTAATGACAGCAACTGCCAGAGTCAGCCTTTAG
- a CDS encoding co-chaperone YbbN, whose amino-acid sequence MISVNQTTFNQEVLESPYPVLVNFWAPWCGLCLMLNPILNKIQSEWQGQLKIVSINADQNLSLANSYRLRNLPTLLLINRGEIIHRLEGFQSREELYNSMNSVMLNLMPESA is encoded by the coding sequence ATGATTTCTGTCAATCAAACAACCTTTAATCAAGAAGTTTTAGAATCACCCTACCCAGTTTTAGTTAATTTTTGGGCTCCTTGGTGTGGTTTATGTCTAATGTTAAATCCGATTTTGAACAAAATACAATCCGAATGGCAAGGACAATTAAAAATAGTTAGTATTAATGCTGATCAAAATTTATCCTTAGCTAATAGTTATCGTTTGCGTAATTTACCTACTTTATTATTAATTAATAGAGGGGAAATAATTCATAGATTAGAGGGTTTTCAGAGTCGAGAAGAACTCTATAATAGTATGAATAGTGTTATGTTAAATTTAATGCCTGAATCAGCATAA
- the coaD gene encoding pantetheine-phosphate adenylyltransferase produces the protein MIAIYPGSFDPITLGHLDLIQRSSILFEKVIVAVLKNPNKTPFFTIEKRVQQIQECTANIKNIEVDSFSGLTVEYAQKKQAGVLLRGLRVMSDFEQELQMAHINKTLENKIETVFLATNTELSFISSSVVKEIAKFGGSIDHLVTSNIAQDLYSNIRNK, from the coding sequence ATGATTGCTATTTATCCGGGTAGTTTTGATCCTATCACTTTGGGTCATCTTGATCTAATTCAACGCAGTAGTATTTTATTTGAAAAAGTTATCGTTGCGGTGTTAAAAAATCCAAATAAAACACCTTTTTTTACCATCGAAAAAAGAGTTCAACAAATTCAAGAATGTACCGCAAATATTAAAAATATAGAAGTTGATAGTTTTAGTGGTTTAACGGTGGAATATGCTCAAAAAAAACAAGCAGGAGTTTTGTTAAGAGGCTTACGAGTAATGTCTGATTTTGAACAAGAGTTACAAATGGCTCATATTAATAAAACCCTAGAAAATAAAATTGAAACCGTTTTTTTAGCTACCAATACTGAATTAAGTTTTATTAGTAGTAGTGTTGTTAAAGAAATTGCTAAATTCGGTGGCTCGATCGATCATCTTGTCACCTCTAATATTGCTCAAGATTTATACTCCAATATTCGTAATAAATAA